The sequence GAGGAGGCGGAATCCGGTGCACCGAGGCCAGCACAAGCTTCGGTGAGGGGTGAGGGACGCCTAGGGCCAAGGCACGGGCACGGGGCGGGGCTGAATCGGTCGGACACCGAGCGGGCGCGGCAAACCAGCGCGATAGAGCTCCAGCGAACACAAATTCACCGTAGAGGGAAAAGAATCGGGGCAGGAAGGGCACGGGGATGGTTCCTTACCTTAGGAGTGTGCTCGGGGATGCTTGACACGATGCTAGGAGCTCCGGGCAGACGACGCGGtggcgcgcttctccggcgagcttGAGCGGCGGCGGCTAAGCGCGAGAGAGGTTGAGAGTGGGTGAAATTAGGAAGGGGAGGGAGAGCGGGTGTAGGCGGGGCTCAAAAGGGAGCTGGGGGCGTGGGTAGGCAACGTGGTCGGCTTCCTCGGCGTGAGTGCGTGTGCGGGTCAGCAGCGGTTGCGGGGAAGATGAGACTGACAAGGCGGGCCCACAGAGTAGAGGCACGAGCACGTGTGAGGAGGAAATGATTCAGCGCTGATGGGCTGGGCCCACTGCACAGAGGGAGAGCGGGGGCGTGCGCGCGAGGGTGAGCGGCACCAATAGGTCGGGCCCACCTGGCAGATGGAGAGAGAGGGCAGGTGCGTAGGCTGGGctgcttttctattttctttttattctgaatttctagttccttttatttttattttctctattgaattcaaatccaacgaaaccacaaattcaaatttgaatatttcaaacatgtgcatcaaccaaaaacaaagtttaagctcagcatgatgcaacaattcatgtctCCCCTAGGTTTGAATATAGTAAAGAAAAAAATACATCTCCCAAATATATAACCAAAACTCTATTAGAAAGGAAGAAATAGGAAATCTACGGAGATGAGAAAagtggtaacacctgaatttggtagatattagagaagaaattttatacccccaaattcagggtgttacataggCTCTATAATCATAGCGTGTATAGATGCATGAATAAATAAGGTGAGCCTATGAGCTATGCGTTTCTTCCACTCCTGATACATGCCAATCAAGTGTTTCTTTGAAACAACCTTCACTGGCATGCTTTGAGGAGCTTGCATAGCCCTTCTGAGGTTTtgcctttgcctttgcctttgccATAGCCATTGCTACTCTACTGCCATTTTGTGGTGGCTTCGTAAAAATTCCCCCTCTCATCCCCTGATTATTACAGTGCCCATGACCCCTTTCTCTGGAGGGACCTTTCTTCCTTTAAGACTAGAAGTTGGCGTGTGCTTTATGCATGACCGCGTGCCGAATGGATGCTTCTAGTAGTTCTGCATCAGAAGCTCATTCTGAGCCTTAGCACCAAGCAACATGTTGACGAGGTCACATTATTTGTGTACTTGTTGCTACAGTACTGCTGTTGGAGCACCATATTGGAGGGGTAGAAGGTTTGGAGAGTTTTCTCGATCATCTCTAAGTCTATGGCTATCTGGCCACAGAAATGTAGCTGAGCGACAATGCGATGGATGACAGTGTTGTAAGCCTCAACTGCATTGAAGTCGAGAGTGGCCCATTCATGTTGCGCCCGCGGGAGCATCACATGCTTCTCCACACTGAAACACTCACATAGCTCTGTCCACAATATCATATGGTCTTTCACCTCTGGATACTCCATCTTCAGGCCTGGATGGATGTGGTGCCCGACGAAGATCGTAATTTTTGCTTTCTCATGAAGTTTCAGGCAAGTGTCATTCGGGCCCTACCAGAAGATCTCCTTTCCTAGCTATATCGCCTCTAGGTGAAACTTGCAGTCGTTAGTCTAGGTCGGTTAGTTCTTGCCATTGAGGACAAGCTCCACGAATCAATTCTGTTGTCTTCAACCATAGTCCGTCACACAAAATTAACTTTAGGTTAATTAGGCGTGCTAATTATCAATAATAGAAATTTAAATAGATAAATTGCATGACCCACGGGAGCCGGTCCAGGGCGTGCTGACGAGGCGTGGCTGAAGCATATGCCGACGAGCTGCGCCCCAGCTGGCCGAGCAAGCGCGACCCAGTGCGGGGTGGCGCCGTGGGCTGACGCAGCGTGAACCATCTCAGCTCGAGATGGCGTGACCAGCAGCAGGGCATGGGTGCGTGGGTCAGTGTGACATCAAGGCGCAGAGTTGGGGGCGCCGACATAGTGTACGACTAGAAGCCGGCATGACCGATCTATTCATGAACGCAACGTGTGGGCCACCGGTGGGGTGGGTGTGTAGTGCACGCGACTGGCGCACGAGCCTCGCCATCGGGGTGATTCGTACGACCCGCGGTTAGTAGGACATCGATGGCTTTTTAAGTAAAAGTAATAGATTGGATATATTAAGCAGGTCAAATCATCAGGATTTAACATGCTAGTGTATACATAAATCAATCTACAATATGTATCTGACAGTAAGAAATCACTCTACAATATGTATCTGACCGCGAGAAAACAATCTAGTTTGAACAAAATCTACTAAACAATTGTCTAGAGCGGTCAAAAACGACATACCGTGCTTCTTTATTCAGCGAACGGAAACGAAGCCTATCATGTAAGACAATTAGGCAAGGCGGGAGGACTTGCTGTGGTGCAATTTCCAAATTCAGACCTTGAACCCTCTCCTCAGCAATGGAGGGCTTATTCTCTTTTTGTCGAGGCAGAAGCACAAAAAACTATTTCCTTGTTATATAGAAGACTAGAGCTTCTCGTTTGATATTAGCCCACATAAGATTTTTTGATAGTATAAGGCCATCTCCAACTGATCCCCTATTGTATCCTCTATTTTATTCCTATATTAAACGCAACTCTGTAAATAATATCATCTAAAATTCTGTGTTACCTATTTTATTGGATAAGTGAGTCTAATATTTTGATCCAAACAGCGCTTAATCTCTTCCCTTGCTGTAAGTTCTCGACAGATTTAGCTGGGTTAAAATTCAGACTCAAAGACATATAAATTGATGGGCTGGTGTTATTTCCACGTGGGGGTGGACCCCTCACGGGCCGGGCCGCATTCTTGGCCAACCATGGGCTATCCGCAACATTGCAGACTCCGGAATCCGGATTGGCCGAATGGGCCCGGCAGCCGAAAATGAAAAAGGAAAGGATCGACCCTCTAGCGCGATCGATCCCCGTGCGCTGGGGCCCAAATTAGGAGAACCTCAGTACCCCACGTGATCCACGGTCCGCCCGCCGCGCAAGCTGGGCCACGGGCTCGCGGGCGGGCATGCGCCGGTTCCGCGAGCGACCACCCCGCCATCCGCGGAGCCTGCCCTGCGCTGCCCACCGCTCCTCCGCCTACTCCGGCCTCAGCTAATAACGATGGGTGGTGGGAGCCGAGCcctttccctctcctccctctgcGCCACCACCCTCGCCGCCGCCAAGCCCCCACAGCACCCCGTCCCCTTCGCCCCGGCTCACCGCGCGCTCCCCCACCGCCTCGCCGCCGCCATGTCCTCCTCTTCCTCCCCGACCCCCGCCGCATCGGTGGACGCCGGTGCCCCGGCCCCTTCGGCGTCCAACGCCATCGACTTCCTCACGCTCTGCTACCGCCTCAAGGTGAGCGACTGAGCGCCCCTGTTTAGTCGCTTCGCATTTCCACGGGCCGGCTTGGTTGAGATGGATGGAAATGTGACGCGATGGATGAGATTGTGGATGTAATTGCAGACGACCAAGAGGGCGGGGTGGGTGAAGCGCGGGGTGCAGGCGCCCGAGTCGGTGGCCGACCACATGTACCGGATGGGCGTCATGGCGCTCGTCGCGGCCGATCTACCCGGCGTCAACCGCGACAGGTGATCCTGACAGTTTCGCTCTCAAGTCTAGCTCGGCAGTATTTAGCCTTCTTACGGTTCCGTTTTCATACACTGTTTATTTATCCCTTCAATTACAGGTGTGTCAAGATGGCGATTGTGCACGACATTGCAGAAGGTATGGTCTCAAAAGACTTCCGTCTAGACGGCTTCACTGAAGTTTTGGGGCTTTGTGTGAGATGAGGGATGCAATTTTGTGAATATGCGAGCCTATTACTACctgagatgttggtagatggtaaCTAGACCACTGGACTGGAGACCTGTAGTAGGAATGTAGGATGTGTGTTCAAGTACTTGTGCCAATTAGTTGGTTCTTTGACCTCTGCTAGCCAAAGTGTAAAACTTTAAACTATGTGCACATTTTCCTATTTTCATTCAGAAGCATGCTCAGCTTAGAAATGAACACATGATTTTGCCCTCCGCTCATATGGACTCTTGCTGCTGTtcctaagccagcttgcctgtttCTGGAACTAACTGCCTATGAGGATGTGGGTTCAGTTGACTCATTTCAATTGTTTTTTCTTTTGGTACTCCAGCAATTGTTGGTGACATCACCCCTTCTGATAATGTACCCAAGGAAGAGAAGAACCGCAGGGAGAAAGAAGCATTGGACCATATGTGCGAGCTGCTTGGTGGTGGTTCAAGAGGTGAATACTGAAACTTGCAATTGTGATACATTAGCATTTTATGCTGTAGTTAATTAGGCATCTTATGCCTCAAATTGTCTTTTCATGATTTAGTTATATATGAAATGAATGTGGTGCTATTGCACACTGGCATCATCTTTCTAGATTACTCAATAGTCTAGACTTAATGATCCCATTATGTGTGCATAGTACCATAGTTTCAAGGAAAAAAGAACAATATGTGGATGCCAATGAATTTTGTGAATACAATACTATAGTACTTGCAGGTCATATACATATTTTATTTTACCCTTGAAAAGCTATTCATCTGTTATTATTATTTCTTAGATGGTCATTTTTCCATCCGATACTTTTCACTTCCATCAGGGAAGCAGATCATAACCTGGCAATTATTTTGTAGAAATCCAGCGGGCAGCTTTTGTTCTTATTTTTTGATACATAGTTTAAATAAGTATTGGATAATTCTTAGAGTATTCACATCCCTTAGTTAGGTGTCAAGGAAACTCTTGGTAACTTAAAATCACTCAGATTATTTCCAGAGAAACTGTTATTTatacttctctttttctttttataaggtGTATTAGTGTTTGAGAATTTCATTCAAAGATATGCTTTATCCAATAATTTCCCTtgcaatatatgaactcaatataTTATCAATTACTACAAAAGCAATGTCTCACTAAAATGCATGTGAAATATGAATCTATAGATTTATCTTTGTGCaataaatatacaaatattttgACTAGTTTCATTGACTTTTTTGAATCCTTACGCCCTACATTTTGAAATGGAGGTTGAAAAGATAAGGGATGTTTTTGTAGAAGCCAAAACCGAAGAGTTTATATTCAGCAAATGTTGATGACTATGAGTTTTGGAATTTGAACATGATATTGTAATTGATGGTGATAATATTATTCCATCTCTAATGATTTTCTACCTTGAAGCATTATGGATCGTAAATTATTTATGCTCAAATGGCTATCATAGCATCCAACATTTTTTCCCTAAGAGTTTCACAACATAGAATTCTAGTATTCTGGTTGTGTTCTCATTATTCATATCATTAATCGTTAAAAAATATTGGAGAGATCCAGCATCCCTTACATGTGAAGTGAACCTTTTAGAACTAAATAAAGTATCTTAGCAGCCTTTTGGAAACAGTTTTTCATGCAGGATAAAAGGATGTTCTCTGTACAGGCGAGACTAAAGAGTTCATGTGATCTTTGACATGGTATATATAATAAATACTTGCCTTTATCTGCATGCTGTTGTCTTGCAGCACAAGAAATTCGTGAACTTTGGATGGAGTATGAGGAGAATGCGTCTTTGGAAGCGAAGGTTGTCAAAGATTTTGACAAGGTACAGTTTCATATTTCAATCCATCAAGTTGGTGGCATGATTGCAACGTCTGTCTGAAGCTATCAGATGGTAGTTCTTGTGATCATTCAATAGGCAATGCATATAACTGGCAGGATATTTAACTAATGTAGGCAATCATTATGATTTATGGCCCTAACCCATATGGCTCCACTTCTTCCTTTTCCTTTGCATGCTGTAATCCTTTGTTGCACTGTTATATTTCCAGGTTGAGATGATACTTCAAGCTCTGGAGTATGAAAAGGGTGAGTTCATACTGGTGCTTGAATATTTGAACTAACATTTCCCATGCACAGTAGCTATAAAGTACAAACCACAACTATTTAAATGCATTCATCAAATATTCTTGTTGTAATAACCAAATAAATGTATATAGTAAAATCAGCTCACATTTCACATTTCAAATACAGCACATCTTTTTCTTTGCATCATTTGTGCTTATATTGGGTAGGCCTGGTGTAGTGGTGAGGGCAGTCTCACTAAGTCACTATGTTGCCAGTTCGAAACAGCCTCTCTGCATTTGCAGGGGAGGCTTGTCTCGATTTATCCCATCTCAAGACCCCACTCATGTGGCAGCCTCCGCCCTAGATCTGCCCATCTGTGCTTACACCATTATTTAATTTGCTCCACGGCCTTCTGGGTGTGAGAAGTGATACATATGATCAATGTACTATCACTTAACACCTGGTGAACTCCTTGTTGATAGATGGGGTTAACAGTATCACACTTACGCCTATGTATTTTAAAATTTTCAGAGCAAGGACGGGACCTTGAAGAATTCTTCCAATCAACAGCAGGTGTGATTTTTCTCTTTCTGTTATGCTCTTCTCAATTTTCATGAGTATCCAGTACATAAATCTTGCTCTTCTCAATTTTCATGACAATCCAGTACATAAATCTTGCTCTTCTCAATTTTCATGAGCATCCTGTACATAAATTTGAACAGTTCATTTAAGCTGAGAAGGATGTTGCCATTTTTTTGGTCTTACACTTAAAAATGTTTTCCTGAGATAATATAAACATTCATCAGCAATTCAGAACATATTAGTGCCTGAATGATTATTGCTAATTGAAAACTGGACACTACCACCTATAATGGTTTTCTTTACCATGAACTGATACATGCCTATGCCTTTTATGGTTTTCTTTTATCACGTGCTTATGTTTGATCTCATTTTTACATTGTATTAGACCGTGTCCAGCAGTTCACCCAcccaaaacactgttttgcacttAGATTGCACTATTCGCAGAGTGGAATTTGAATATGGGGATGGTAAACTTAGCCTAGGCTATTAGCATTAGAGTCATTGTGTAACAAAACCATATCCCCGCACCTAATTCCCATGCAGGCAAATTTCAGACAGACTTGGGAAAAGCATGGGCAGCGGAGATTGCATCGAGAAGAAAAACAAAGTGATCAAACGATGCTCATTTTACCACGTCGGTTCCAAGACAACTTGCTGGCACAGCATTTCTGTTGAACTTTGCTTTTACTAGATGATACTTCGAGGTGGCATTGAGACGTAGGGTTGCCTTGGGAATGTGAACTTCACCACATTTCTTGGTCCTGCCCTGACCCTGAGGCATATTGGGCTTGCGATACCAGGGCTCTAGATAAGTAAGATAACCCACTTTGGGTATTGGTTGTAGATGCTCCTGCCAAGGGCAGTTAGCTGGATCCAACGGGAAGGTTCAGCACCAGCTGGTGGTGATGTAAAATCCTTCACTTCATGAATTACTGTACCATTACCGTTTCTCTTGTTAATCCAGCCTCACGGTTTCGGCCTTTTTTAATGTAATTCTATTGTTTTCAAGTATAATGAGCCTGAATATTTGCTATATCCATTTTGGTTGTTGATGATGACCTGAAGTGCATTCATATTTTCATAGTACGTATAATGCTGAAGCCTAGAAGCTGACCACTGATAGTTCCGGTGTAGCGTCGGATCGCATGTATTAGGGTCTGTTCGTTTTATTTTGAATCCACGTGGATTAGACGGAATTGAGTGAgttttgaaaggatcacgatgcccaagaggaggGTGAATTggacttttctaaaaatcaacactaattaaaatctAAGCAAGAGTCCAACTTCACCCCGATAACTATCACTAAGAGAATAAtaatagaaatacaacaatgttaAGACAAtatttcaaatacttgctaaacaaatacacaatgtaaaatgttttaattaagtgcggaatgtaaagcaaggtttagaagactccaatttttctcgaggtatcgaagagtcggcactctcctctagtcctcgttggagcaccctcgcaagggtatcactcccccttggtcctcgcaagaaccaagtgctcacaacgagatgatcctttgccactccagcgcagtggatccctcacgaccgcttacaaacttgagtcgggtcaccaacaagatctccacggtgatcaccgagctcccaacgccaccaagccgtctaggtgatgacgatcaccaagagtaacaagccatagactttcacttgaccaagagaagcctaatgcatgcggtgtatgctctaggtggctctcgctagcgctaataaggtccaaatgcgggattaagattctcaaataacctcactaggctttgtggtgcttgcaatgctctaccaatgtgtaggagtaaatgtgggTAGCAAGACCATCAATatagtgggtggagggggtataaatagccctcacccaccaactagccattACCAGGAATCTGCTgcacatgggcgcaccggacagtccggtgcgccaacggtgcgccaacggtcgactccaatggctagttctgacagctagccgttgggcagatggcacaccggacagtccactaaaattcaactcgcgAACAACGCGCTCTCAGGTTTCTGTGCGCAGGGAACCCTCTTCCTTGGGCCAGGCTGGCCccactggcagagggtgcaccggacagtccggtgcacaccggacagtccggtgccccaaagccagaaaccctagttTCTGTTTTGTGCTGTTTTTTCaattcggttttcgttctaacttgtgagtatgttctagagtggcacctagcactatatgtgagtgtgaatatgcaccaacactacactagaactctcttggtcaaactactcatcgacaacccctctttatagtacgactaaaacaaaataaaagacctaactatatcacgagtgtccgcaactccttgacactcggaatacgaagaccttcactttttgttttgtcgctttagccgtcgcttcaagttcttatctccgagattgttttcaccgttgtagtacatctacatgtaatgcgacctaacttaccatttgcctctgcaaaacacatgttagtcacatataaaattacattgtcattaatcactaaaaccaaccaggggcctagatgctttcaatctccccctttttggtgattgatgacaacctacaagattgtgagagtagtttgttttgaaatttctgtcaatagagaagatggttagttatactcaaaaatttttgacagaaagagtgtgtaacataataataagagtgagtgcATACACAttgtaagtttcttgttcatataaaagtgaaatcaaatcgatgaacaagaactagagactggtgataacatataaggtgaaaacacaatacacacacagtcaacataagcatcgagagcatataatagagtttgtgagccaaaatcgtcatacaaaagtggatctagtacagagagtatcaagcacatatattacatcaaaatgactctatactaactccctaactccccctagctctcacaactctcatatctctccccctttggcgtcaaacaccaaaaggaaaCCTGAACCTACAgaccagaagaggaaggaggtGGCTGGGGCGCATCCGATCACGATCGTGGCAGAAGAGCAAACGCCAGCTGAGGGTCAGAGTCagcctcggatccaggatctaccGTAGAAGCTGGAGCTAGTACTGACTCGGATGGAGGCtgtgctgcaggagctaccgaagctgaagaggtcacagacaccgccacaacagcagtggtaacagcaggagctggtggcactggcggctgagcgCTGATGGAGCTGATGACCGGCGACGAGAAAACCAGGGTGACCGGCaggagcggagaggaagaaggaccaaatGAAGGTAGAGGGGGTCCTGCCTGAAGGGCTAGCACAACAGCGGCCTGAAGATCTAGAGGGGGTGCAGACTGAACAGGAGGAATCTGAGCACCGGTATGCTGAAGTATGTGAGTCATGAAGGCCCGGTTCTCAGCCTTGTCTGCCaaaagctgctgctgcagagtgtCCTGTCTGTCCTGAATAGTCTAAAACATCGATAGCATTCTCTCGGACATCTGCTGTTGCACCGCTGCCagatgagcctgctgctgagtaagaGTCTGGAGGATCGCAGCCAGAGCAGGGTCAATGGCAGGAGGAacagcaggggcagcacgagaACTCCGGGCCTCAtggtcatgtgagcgtggaggcacagGAGGCAGAGgcggaatcccaaaatcatcatcatcatcatcatcatcatcgtcaggaACTGCTGCGCCCTAAGTCTCAAACTGATGGAAACTTGTATCCTCTGCCTGAATGTCTGTCACTGGATCAGGTACTGGTACTGGATCCTCAGGGGCTGGATGGTAGGAGCCAAATaggaggcgtgaggcctcaagggtgccctGGAACTATGGTGGTCGGATCAGCTGTGCGAAGATGTGGCAGAGATAATGAGCATTTGGCAGCTGTCGCCGAGCACGAAGACCATCCAATaccgtgtcctcgatctcacaaataaggaagtcAACAACATCAAACTCTGAATGAAAGATCAGGGCAccgaggagccaaagctgaatatgagtggtagcctctctATAACCCATCCACGAC is a genomic window of Zea mays cultivar B73 chromosome 5, Zm-B73-REFERENCE-NAM-5.0, whole genome shotgun sequence containing:
- the LOC100281836 gene encoding uncharacterized protein isoform X1, whose translation is MGGGSRALSLSSLCATTLAAAKPPQHPVPFAPAHRALPHRLAAAMSSSSSPTPAASVDAGAPAPSASNAIDFLTLCYRLKTTKRAGWVKRGVQAPESVADHMYRMGVMALVAADLPGVNRDRCVKMAIVHDIAEAIVGDITPSDNVPKEEKNRREKEALDHMCELLGGGSRAQEIRELWMEYEENASLEAKVVKDFDKVEMILQALEYEKEQGRDLEEFFQSTADRLGKSMGSGDCIEKKNKVIKRCSFYHVGSKTTCWHSISVELCFY
- the LOC100281836 gene encoding uncharacterized protein LOC100281836 precursor; translation: MGGGSRALSLSSLCATTLAAAKPPQHPVPFAPAHRALPHRLAAAMSSSSSPTPAASVDAGAPAPSASNAIDFLTLCYRLKTTKRAGWVKRGVQAPESVADHMYRMGVMALVAADLPGVNRDRCVKMAIVHDIAEAIVGDITPSDNVPKEEKNRREKEALDHMCELLGGGSRAQEIRELWMEYEENASLEAKVVKDFDKVEMILQALEYEKEQGRDLEEFFQSTAGKFQTDLGKAWAAEIASRRKTK